In one window of Paucidesulfovibrio gracilis DSM 16080 DNA:
- a CDS encoding YitT family protein — protein sequence MQISRESRRRRLAAKVQKKLHMPPATRLRRFITRHFMILFGAAMAALGFVLFQVPYNITAGGVSGLAIIVNKFSGISEGLLIWLFNVPLLVLGFFKLGRWRFLAATVVCVAAFSLFVELFLGILPGMLEPYPITHDKFLASLYAGVTFGLGNGLIYRFGSTIGGTSIPARIIHNYTGYPMSQVYLFTDLAVVFVGGVVFNWEMAMLALFTLVLSGIFSDFIMEGVSQLRTAVIITKKADQIRFALVNEMRRGVSMWDVTGGYSRETRTMLYCTVSRSRVNDLRFMVSQIDPDALVIVGVVQQAWGGYGNLKLNKD from the coding sequence ATGCAGATCAGCAGAGAAAGCCGTCGTCGCCGTCTTGCCGCCAAGGTACAGAAAAAACTTCACATGCCCCCGGCAACGCGACTGCGTCGGTTCATCACGCGGCACTTCATGATCCTTTTCGGCGCGGCCATGGCCGCCTTGGGATTCGTGCTCTTCCAGGTACCCTACAACATCACGGCAGGCGGGGTCAGCGGCCTGGCCATCATCGTCAATAAATTCAGCGGCATTTCCGAGGGTCTGTTGATCTGGCTGTTCAATGTTCCGCTTTTGGTATTGGGATTTTTCAAGCTGGGACGGTGGCGTTTTCTGGCGGCCACGGTAGTCTGCGTTGCTGCTTTTTCCCTGTTCGTGGAACTGTTTCTTGGCATTCTTCCGGGAATGCTGGAGCCGTACCCCATCACCCATGACAAGTTTCTGGCCAGCCTGTATGCGGGCGTCACCTTTGGCCTGGGCAATGGCCTGATCTACCGCTTCGGCTCCACCATCGGGGGTACGTCCATACCGGCGCGCATCATCCACAATTATACCGGCTACCCCATGAGCCAGGTGTATCTGTTCACGGATCTGGCAGTGGTCTTTGTGGGCGGAGTGGTCTTCAACTGGGAAATGGCCATGCTCGCCCTGTTCACCCTGGTACTGTCCGGCATTTTTTCGGACTTCATTATGGAAGGCGTCAGCCAGTTGCGCACGGCCGTGATCATCACCAAGAAAGCGGACCAGATCCGGTTCGCCCTGGTCAACGAGATGCGGCGCGGCGTGTCCATGTGGGACGTGACCGGCGGCTACTCGCGGGAAACGCGCACCATGCTGTACTGCACGGTGAGCCGTTCGCGAGTCAATGACCTGCGTTTCATGGTTTCCCAGATTGATCCCGACGCCCTGGTCATTGTCGGCGTTGTGCAACAGGCCTGGGGCGGATACGGAAACCTGAAGTTGAATAAAGACTGA
- a CDS encoding phosphate-starvation-inducible PsiE family protein has protein sequence MPNPHTDPLIRRLWDVVRISVKMLAVLMTLVIIWGIFDVVWVLYQRMTTPPFFLLNINDILATFGAFMAVLIAIEIFANIVIYLESEMIHLKLVISTALMAAARKVIVLDFSVNDYQEVLALGAVILALSLGYGLVCRTSKSSFSPWQEGKHTASQDNDQCGPPS, from the coding sequence ATGCCCAACCCTCATACCGATCCACTCATTCGCCGCCTGTGGGACGTGGTCCGCATTTCCGTAAAAATGCTGGCCGTGCTCATGACCCTGGTGATCATCTGGGGCATTTTTGACGTTGTTTGGGTGCTCTACCAACGCATGACCACGCCGCCTTTTTTTCTCCTGAATATCAATGATATCCTGGCAACATTCGGGGCGTTCATGGCCGTGCTCATCGCCATTGAAATATTCGCGAATATTGTCATCTATCTGGAATCGGAAATGATCCATTTAAAGCTGGTCATTTCCACGGCGCTCATGGCGGCGGCGCGAAAGGTCATTGTGCTGGATTTTTCGGTCAACGATTATCAGGAGGTCTTGGCCCTGGGCGCGGTGATCCTGGCCTTGAGCCTGGGGTATGGGCTGGTCTGCCGGACCAGCAAGTCGTCCTTTTCCCCATGGCAGGAAGGCAAACACACCGCGTCGCAGGACAACGACCAGTGCGGTCCGCCTTCCTGA
- a CDS encoding cation-transporting P-type ATPase — protein METLLEKHWHHLSSDQTAELFSVNEEKGLDRFEVEKRLEHFGRNEISGKRSKTPLERFLLQFHQPLIYILLAAGIITAFLQEWVDAGVILGVVIVNALVGFFQESKAVKALNSLAESMRVEATVLRAGETQRIDAAQLVPGDVVLLRSGDKVPADLRILSARELRVDESTLTGESVPVEKRSGACPTDAVLAERTCMAFAGTLVNYGQGQGLVVATGNRTEIGLISGMVDSADELETPLTRKITSFSHTLLIAILVLAGASFLLGLLRDEPAAEMFMAAVALAVGAIPEGLPAAVTIILALGVSRMAGRKAIVRKLPAVETLGGTTVICSDKTGTLTENQMTVQAIYAGSQSFAVSGTGYAPEGEVSARDGADLGNAALAECLRAGLLCNDAQLRPDSGRLVAEGDPTEAALLVSAQKFGLSRNDETVSAPRTDEIPFESELQYMVTLHRRGERGVAYMKGAVERVLDCCDTAMGPDGNTAELDVDAILEMQNTMAARGLRVLALARKETAPEALDRGELSSGLVFLGLQGMIDPPRAEVMEAIAACHKAGVAVKMITGDHAVTAQAIGTQLGLCGGPGLPGQACPVLTGREIAELNDKQLIQRVADIPVFARVSPEQKLRLVMAMQALGEICAMTGDGVNDAPALKQADIGIAMGISGTETAKESADMVLTDDNFATIEAAVEEGRCVFSNLVKFIAWTLPTNAGEGLVILTAILFGATLPILPVQILWINMTTAACLGMMLAFEPMEQGIMQRPPRRPDRPILDKVILKRVGMVSVILLVAAFGLFEWELRSGASLEKARTMAVNVFIVVEAFYLFNARSFRRSPFALGLRTNPWVPLGVGVMLLFQLAYTYAPIMNTLFSSAPIGWLDWAKIAFCGAVAFTLVELDKKRTHTDL, from the coding sequence ATGGAAACCCTTCTTGAAAAACATTGGCACCACCTTTCATCCGATCAGACCGCGGAATTGTTCAGCGTGAATGAGGAAAAAGGGCTGGATCGCTTTGAAGTCGAAAAACGGCTGGAACACTTCGGCCGAAACGAGATTTCCGGCAAGCGCTCCAAAACGCCTTTGGAACGCTTTCTGCTGCAATTCCATCAACCGCTGATCTACATTCTGCTGGCCGCCGGCATCATCACCGCGTTCCTCCAGGAATGGGTGGACGCGGGAGTGATCCTGGGCGTGGTCATCGTCAACGCGCTGGTGGGCTTTTTTCAGGAATCCAAGGCCGTAAAGGCGCTCAACTCCCTGGCCGAATCCATGCGCGTGGAAGCCACGGTGCTGCGCGCCGGGGAAACCCAGCGCATCGACGCCGCGCAACTCGTTCCCGGCGATGTGGTCCTGCTTCGATCCGGGGACAAGGTTCCGGCGGACTTGCGAATTTTATCCGCACGGGAGCTGCGTGTGGACGAATCCACACTCACCGGGGAATCCGTTCCCGTGGAAAAGCGGAGCGGCGCCTGCCCCACGGATGCGGTGCTGGCCGAACGAACCTGCATGGCGTTTGCCGGAACCCTGGTGAACTACGGCCAGGGGCAGGGACTTGTCGTGGCCACGGGCAACCGGACGGAAATCGGCCTCATCTCCGGCATGGTGGATTCCGCGGATGAATTGGAAACACCGCTGACCCGCAAGATCACCTCCTTCAGCCACACGCTGCTTATCGCCATTCTTGTCCTGGCGGGCGCATCCTTCCTGCTGGGGCTGCTGCGCGACGAACCCGCCGCGGAAATGTTCATGGCCGCCGTGGCCCTGGCCGTGGGCGCCATACCCGAGGGACTGCCCGCTGCCGTGACCATCATCCTGGCTCTGGGTGTTTCCCGCATGGCCGGACGAAAAGCCATTGTCCGTAAACTTCCGGCCGTGGAAACCCTGGGCGGCACCACGGTGATCTGCTCGGACAAGACCGGCACGCTCACGGAAAATCAAATGACGGTTCAGGCGATCTACGCGGGATCACAATCCTTTGCGGTCAGCGGCACGGGGTACGCGCCCGAGGGCGAGGTATCCGCCCGGGATGGAGCGGACCTGGGCAATGCGGCCCTGGCGGAATGCCTGCGGGCCGGCCTGCTCTGCAATGATGCGCAACTCCGGCCCGACAGCGGACGGCTCGTGGCCGAAGGCGATCCCACGGAAGCGGCCCTGCTCGTTTCCGCCCAAAAATTCGGACTCTCCAGAAACGATGAAACGGTTTCGGCTCCGCGCACGGATGAAATCCCCTTTGAATCCGAGCTGCAATACATGGTCACCCTGCATCGCCGGGGCGAGCGTGGTGTTGCCTACATGAAAGGCGCGGTGGAGCGTGTGTTGGACTGCTGCGACACGGCCATGGGACCGGACGGCAACACCGCGGAACTGGACGTGGACGCAATTCTTGAAATGCAGAACACCATGGCTGCACGCGGACTGCGTGTGCTGGCCCTGGCCCGCAAGGAAACCGCCCCGGAAGCCCTGGACCGCGGCGAACTGTCGTCGGGTCTCGTTTTTCTCGGACTTCAGGGCATGATTGATCCGCCCCGGGCCGAGGTCATGGAAGCCATTGCCGCGTGCCACAAGGCTGGCGTGGCCGTAAAGATGATCACCGGGGACCACGCTGTCACGGCCCAGGCCATCGGCACCCAGCTGGGATTGTGCGGCGGGCCGGGACTGCCCGGACAGGCCTGCCCCGTGCTCACGGGTCGGGAGATCGCGGAACTCAACGACAAGCAACTTATCCAGCGTGTCGCGGACATTCCGGTCTTCGCCCGAGTCTCGCCCGAACAAAAGCTGCGCCTTGTGATGGCCATGCAAGCCCTCGGAGAAATCTGCGCCATGACCGGCGACGGCGTGAACGATGCCCCCGCCCTGAAACAGGCGGACATCGGCATCGCCATGGGTATCAGCGGCACAGAGACGGCCAAGGAATCCGCAGACATGGTCCTCACGGACGACAACTTCGCCACCATCGAAGCCGCAGTGGAGGAAGGCCGCTGCGTATTCTCCAACCTTGTGAAATTCATCGCCTGGACCCTGCCCACCAATGCGGGCGAGGGACTGGTCATTCTTACGGCCATCCTGTTCGGCGCCACACTCCCCATCCTGCCGGTGCAGATCCTTTGGATCAACATGACCACCGCGGCCTGCCTGGGCATGATGCTGGCCTTTGAACCAATGGAACAGGGCATCATGCAACGACCGCCCCGCAGACCGGACAGGCCCATTCTGGACAAGGTCATCCTCAAGCGGGTCGGCATGGTCAGCGTCATCCTGCTGGTGGCGGCGTTCGGCCTGTTCGAGTGGGAACTTCGCAGCGGTGCTTCCCTGGAAAAGGCCCGGACCATGGCCGTGAACGTGTTTATCGTGGTGGAGGCGTTCTATCTCTTCAATGCGCGGTCCTTCCGCCGTTCTCCGTTCGCCCTGGGGCTGCGGACCAACCCATGGGTACCCCTCGGCGTCGGTGTCATGCTCCTGTTCCAACTGGCCTACACCTACGCCCCGATCATGAACACCCTGTTCTCCAGCGCTCCCATCGGCTGGCTGGACTGGGCCAAGATCGCGTTTTGCGGGGCCGTGGCCTTTACCCTGGTGGAACTTGATAAAAAACGGACCCACACGGACCTTTGA